In Ancalomicrobiaceae bacterium S20, the following proteins share a genomic window:
- a CDS encoding carbohydrate kinase — protein sequence MILAAGEALFDMIGTPVGAGQAFLPVYGGSPLNVALGLSRLGRSVAYLTKLSTDYFGEALHDFMVREGIDTRFVVRAPGAQTTLAFVAFDGAGHPAYSFYAAGAADRSMTEADLPAALDPAIKAVHFGSISLALEPTATTLFSFLKQVSASRVVALDPNVRASIIADRTLWLERFATMRAHADIVKASAEDVAWIEGDDADAEEVARRWSTEGPAVAFVTDGGRGVAVAVDGESVFVPSFAVEVTDTVGAGDTFQAAVLTRLDEMGLLSKERIRKVTLRDHEPHRPFRHRRRRHHLHPPRRRPAAPRRGRRLSRRTSRGRLELSGPFPIASGRRA from the coding sequence ATGATTCTGGCGGCCGGCGAAGCACTGTTCGACATGATCGGCACCCCGGTCGGGGCCGGTCAGGCGTTCCTGCCCGTCTACGGCGGTTCGCCGCTCAACGTCGCGCTCGGCCTGTCGCGGCTCGGCCGCTCGGTCGCCTATCTGACCAAGCTCTCGACCGATTATTTCGGCGAGGCGCTGCACGATTTCATGGTCCGCGAGGGCATCGACACCCGCTTCGTCGTCCGCGCGCCCGGCGCGCAGACGACGCTTGCCTTCGTCGCCTTCGACGGTGCCGGCCATCCGGCCTATTCCTTCTACGCCGCCGGCGCCGCCGATCGCTCGATGACCGAGGCGGATCTGCCGGCCGCGCTCGATCCGGCGATCAAGGCGGTGCATTTCGGCTCGATCTCGCTCGCGCTGGAGCCGACCGCGACCACGCTGTTCTCGTTCCTGAAGCAGGTCTCGGCGAGCCGGGTCGTCGCGCTCGATCCCAACGTACGCGCCTCGATCATCGCCGACCGGACGCTCTGGCTCGAGCGCTTCGCCACCATGCGCGCCCATGCCGATATCGTGAAGGCGAGCGCCGAGGACGTCGCCTGGATCGAGGGCGACGATGCCGACGCCGAGGAGGTCGCGCGCCGCTGGTCGACCGAAGGCCCGGCGGTCGCCTTCGTGACCGACGGCGGCCGCGGCGTCGCCGTCGCGGTCGACGGCGAGAGCGTGTTCGTGCCGTCGTTCGCAGTTGAAGTCACCGACACGGTCGGCGCCGGCGACACGTTCCAGGCCGCCGTGCTGACCCGCCTCGACGAGATGGGCCTTTTGTCCAAGGAGCGCATCCGCAAGGTGACGCTTCGAGACCATGAGCCACATCGCCCGTTTCGGCACCGCCGCCGCCGCCATCACCTGCACCCGCCTCGGCGCCGACCTGCCGCGCCGCGACGAGGTCGCCGCCTTTCTCGACGAACATCACGAGGGCGGCTCGAGCTGAGCGGCCCTTTCCCGATCGCATCCGGTCGCCGGGCCTGA
- a CDS encoding SMP-30/gluconolactonase/LRE family protein, which translates to MTGTARILLDIRARVGESPLWDPARERLFFVDIERAEIHAVAADGTQHRHWTLPDRPTALGLAETGLVVACAKGIHLWSPETGAFDLLCRVEEGIDTNRLNDGKVGPDGCFWVGSMHERPERLPTAALWRITPEGRAEKKLDGIKVSNGLAWTPDGRTMFHSDTRGPWIDRWDFDPLTGAMTNRTRIATLDDATGRPDGATCDRDGFYWSAGVTAGRLNRFRADGGLVGSVDLPVAAPTMACFGGEDFATLFVTSLTDGVSPERIAAKPATGAVVAIETGARGVAPYVFAA; encoded by the coding sequence ATGACCGGCACCGCCCGCATCCTGCTCGACATCCGCGCCCGGGTCGGCGAGAGCCCGCTCTGGGATCCGGCGCGCGAGCGGCTGTTCTTCGTCGATATCGAGCGTGCCGAGATCCACGCGGTCGCCGCCGACGGCACGCAGCACCGGCACTGGACCTTGCCCGATCGGCCGACCGCGCTCGGCCTCGCCGAAACCGGCCTGGTCGTCGCCTGCGCGAAGGGCATCCATCTCTGGAGCCCCGAGACCGGCGCCTTCGATCTCCTCTGCCGTGTCGAGGAAGGGATCGACACGAACCGCCTCAACGACGGCAAGGTCGGCCCCGACGGCTGCTTCTGGGTCGGCTCGATGCACGAGCGACCCGAGCGCCTGCCGACGGCCGCGCTCTGGCGCATCACGCCCGAGGGTCGCGCCGAGAAGAAGCTCGACGGCATCAAGGTCTCGAACGGCCTCGCTTGGACGCCGGATGGGCGCACGATGTTCCATTCGGACACGCGCGGCCCCTGGATCGATCGGTGGGACTTCGACCCCCTGACCGGCGCGATGACCAATCGCACGCGCATCGCCACGCTCGACGACGCGACCGGCCGGCCGGACGGCGCCACCTGCGATCGCGACGGCTTCTATTGGAGCGCCGGCGTCACCGCGGGGCGGCTGAACCGCTTCCGCGCCGATGGCGGATTGGTCGGCTCGGTCGACCTGCCGGTCGCCGCCCCGACCATGGCCTGTTTCGGCGGCGAGGACTTCGCCACCCTCTTCGTCACCAGCCTGACCGATGGCGTCTCGCCCGAGCGGATCGCCGCGAAGCCTGCGACCGGCGCGGTGGTCGCGATCGAGACCGGCGCGCGCGGCGTCGCGCCCTACGTGTTCGCGGCCTGA
- a CDS encoding calcineurin-like phosphoesterase C-terminal domain-containing protein has protein sequence MVNLFDGGPKSAIEVAFGKGGFAPMKKVERKDPFVVELYARNEATKKPWVKPANASHLWELPLPRNLPAGTHRVTVRATDEYGRTAVDSMVLEVLG, from the coding sequence GTGGTCAACCTGTTCGACGGCGGGCCGAAGAGCGCGATCGAGGTCGCATTCGGCAAGGGCGGCTTCGCGCCGATGAAGAAGGTCGAGCGCAAGGATCCGTTCGTGGTCGAGCTCTACGCCCGCAACGAGGCGACCAAGAAGCCGTGGGTGAAGCCGGCGAACGCCTCGCACCTCTGGGAACTGCCACTGCCGCGCAACCTGCCGGCCGGGACCCATCGCGTCACCGTGCGCGCGACCGACGAATACGGCCGGACGGCTGTCGATTCGATGGTGCTCGAAGTCCTCGGCTGA
- the zwf gene encoding glucose-6-phosphate dehydrogenase, whose protein sequence is MVSRIISVETFDFVAFGGTGDLVRRKLLPALFQRDVVGQIEGPTRIIGVARAHMTREEYRAFARTAIEAHVKEAERDPQALEHFLDRLDYVAVDALGDSGWADLGKLLNLEPDRIRVFYLATSPDLFGGICQRLGAAGLVTDKARVVVEKPVGKNLKSANVVNKAVGAVFPEQSIFRIDHYLGKETVQNLMALRFANALFEPIWNAAHIDHVQITVAESLGVEGRGGYYDTAGALRDMVQNHILQLLCLVAMEPPSSLDANSVRDEKLKVLKALKPIDESNVDHLTVRGQYTAGASEGGPAAGYLEEIGKPESRTETFVALKAEIGNWRWAGTPFYLRSGKRLAQRCSEIVISFRPIPFSIFGDGAGPIARNELVIRLQPDEGVKLHLMIKDPGPGGMRLRRVPLDMSFAEAFAVRNPDAYERLIMDVVRGNQTLFMRRDEVEQAWRWIDPILEAWAQAPDGPKAYRSGTWGPSAAIALIERDGRTWHEDGA, encoded by the coding sequence ATGGTCAGTCGCATCATCTCGGTCGAGACCTTCGATTTCGTCGCCTTCGGCGGAACCGGCGATCTCGTCCGGCGCAAGCTGCTGCCGGCGCTGTTCCAGCGCGACGTGGTCGGCCAGATCGAGGGCCCGACCCGCATCATCGGCGTCGCCCGCGCCCACATGACGCGCGAGGAATACCGCGCCTTCGCCCGCACCGCGATCGAGGCGCATGTCAAGGAGGCCGAGCGCGATCCGCAGGCGCTCGAGCACTTCCTCGACCGGCTCGACTATGTCGCGGTCGATGCGCTCGGCGACAGCGGCTGGGCCGACCTCGGCAAGCTCCTGAACCTCGAGCCGGACCGCATCCGCGTCTTCTATCTGGCGACGAGCCCCGATCTGTTCGGCGGCATCTGCCAGCGGCTCGGCGCCGCGGGCCTCGTCACCGACAAGGCCCGCGTCGTGGTCGAGAAGCCGGTCGGCAAGAACCTGAAGTCGGCCAACGTCGTCAACAAGGCGGTCGGCGCGGTCTTCCCCGAGCAGTCGATCTTCCGCATCGACCACTATCTCGGCAAGGAGACGGTGCAGAACCTGATGGCGCTGCGTTTCGCCAATGCGCTGTTCGAGCCGATCTGGAACGCCGCCCATATCGACCATGTGCAGATCACGGTCGCGGAGTCGCTCGGCGTCGAAGGCCGCGGCGGCTACTACGACACGGCCGGCGCGCTGCGCGACATGGTTCAAAATCACATTCTGCAGTTGCTCTGTCTGGTCGCCATGGAGCCGCCGTCGAGCCTCGACGCCAATTCGGTGCGCGACGAGAAGCTCAAGGTGCTGAAGGCACTGAAGCCGATCGACGAGTCCAACGTCGATCATCTGACCGTGCGCGGCCAGTACACGGCCGGCGCCTCGGAGGGCGGTCCGGCCGCCGGCTACCTGGAGGAGATCGGCAAGCCCGAGAGCCGGACGGAAACCTTCGTCGCGCTCAAGGCCGAGATCGGCAACTGGCGCTGGGCCGGCACGCCGTTCTACCTGCGCTCCGGCAAGCGGCTGGCGCAGCGCTGCTCGGAAATCGTGATCTCGTTCCGGCCGATCCCGTTCTCGATCTTCGGCGACGGCGCCGGCCCGATCGCGCGCAACGAGCTGGTCATCCGCCTGCAGCCCGACGAGGGCGTCAAGCTGCACCTGATGATCAAGGATCCCGGCCCCGGCGGCATGCGCCTGCGCCGCGTGCCGCTCGACATGAGTTTTGCGGAGGCCTTCGCGGTCCGGAACCCCGATGCCTACGAGCGCCTGATCATGGACGTCGTGCGCGGCAACCAGACCCTGTTCATGCGCCGCGACGAGGTCGAGCAGGCCTGGCGCTGGATCGACCCGATCCTGGAGGCCTGGGCGCAGGCCCCCGACGGGCCGAAGGCCTATCGGTCCGGTACCTGGGGACCGTCGGCCGCCATCGCCCTGATCGAACGCGACGGCCGCACCTGGCACGAGGACGGCGCCTGA
- a CDS encoding ROK family transcriptional regulator — protein MSMASGPSGEGRFRPGDPVRGTSQSGVRLYNERLVLSLVRRHRALPKAELARLTGLSPQTATVIVNQLEADGLLRKEEPMRGRVGQPSVPFSLNPEGAYAYGLKVGRRSADLVLVGFDGKLVQRAHTTYAYPLPERLIAFARDSVARMDATLTEAQLDRVVGLGIGTPHELWNWAYEVGSPPGALEVWRRTDLRADLAETLGRPVYVCNDATAACAAELVFGEHGGVLDFLYLFIGSFAGGGLVLNGTLVPGRAGNAAALGSMPVPDGAGGVQQLIRTASLYKLEERLTAAGRTTGWLWEDPDAWEEAEAELEAWIAEAAQSLAFTVTAATAVLDVQAVVLDGAFPARVRDRLVEAVAAALDRFDRQGLSPVSVLPGSIGARAREIGAGCLPLLANFAVDREVLFKETP, from the coding sequence ATGAGCATGGCGAGCGGCCCGTCCGGCGAGGGACGGTTCCGACCGGGCGATCCCGTCCGTGGCACCAGTCAGAGCGGCGTGCGCCTCTACAACGAGCGGCTGGTCCTGTCGCTGGTCAGGCGGCACCGTGCGCTGCCGAAGGCCGAGCTGGCCCGCCTGACCGGCCTGTCGCCGCAGACCGCGACCGTGATCGTCAACCAGCTCGAGGCCGACGGGCTCCTGCGCAAGGAAGAACCGATGCGCGGCCGGGTCGGCCAGCCGTCGGTGCCGTTCTCGCTCAATCCGGAAGGCGCCTATGCCTACGGCCTCAAGGTCGGCCGCCGGTCGGCCGATCTCGTGCTGGTCGGCTTCGACGGCAAGCTCGTCCAGCGCGCCCACACGACCTATGCTTATCCATTGCCCGAGCGCCTGATCGCCTTCGCCCGCGACAGCGTCGCGCGCATGGATGCGACCCTGACCGAGGCCCAGCTCGACCGCGTCGTCGGCCTCGGCATCGGCACCCCGCACGAGCTCTGGAACTGGGCTTACGAAGTCGGCAGTCCGCCCGGCGCGCTGGAGGTCTGGCGCCGCACCGACCTGCGCGCCGATCTCGCCGAGACGCTCGGCCGGCCCGTCTACGTCTGCAACGATGCGACGGCGGCTTGCGCGGCCGAACTCGTGTTCGGCGAGCACGGCGGCGTGCTCGATTTCCTCTATCTGTTCATCGGCTCCTTTGCCGGCGGCGGTCTCGTTCTCAACGGCACGCTGGTGCCGGGCCGCGCCGGCAATGCCGCCGCGCTCGGCTCGATGCCGGTGCCCGACGGCGCCGGCGGCGTCCAGCAGCTGATCCGCACCGCCTCGCTCTACAAGCTCGAGGAGCGCCTGACCGCCGCCGGCCGGACGACCGGCTGGCTCTGGGAGGATCCGGACGCCTGGGAGGAGGCCGAGGCCGAACTCGAGGCCTGGATCGCCGAGGCCGCGCAGAGCCTCGCCTTCACGGTGACGGCCGCGACTGCCGTGCTCGACGTCCAGGCCGTGGTCCTCGACGGCGCCTTCCCGGCGCGCGTGCGCGACCGACTCGTCGAGGCCGTCGCCGCCGCGCTCGACCGCTTCGATCGCCAGGGCCTGTCGCCGGTCTCGGTGCTGCCCGGCTCGATCGGCGCCCGTGCCCGCGAGATCGGCGCCGGCTGCCTGCCGCTTCTGGCCAATTTCGCGGTCGATCGCGAAGTGCTGTTCAAGGAGACACCCTGA
- a CDS encoding calcineurin-like phosphoesterase C-terminal domain-containing protein yields the protein MTMSLDLTRRDALVGAAALGLSLSGGRVFAAEATQAQGTVFEDKDGSGKPGPANPGLADVLVSNGVDVVKTDAQGRWSLQIAAGESIFVIKPTGFMTPVDPETNLPRYAHIHAPEGTPDPERYRFAGVAPTGALPQTIDFPLKRQDEARRFNAILFTDPQPESLAEVAFVRDDVVSRTTGIDAAFGITHGDIMFDDLSYYGRYNKIIGTIGLPWYNCPGNHDINYEAVDNLLSRETYKQVFGSRHAAFQYAGVTFFLLDNVDYLGTDPAKATGAGKYRGRFGERQLAFVRNVLAHVPKDALVVFSFHIPLKTLQGSEPGTANTDNKAFFEAISSHPRTVSFSGHTHTNEHWYFGAADGYAAGEHHHHVMSAVSGSWWSGPIDERGIPVAVQSDGAPNGFKLLSIDGDRFTVTLVPAHERAGGHMRIMLETQVHAGSHEVMKAYAVGALLRGPIERAALERRGWWSTCSTAGRRARSRSHSARAASRR from the coding sequence ATGACGATGTCCCTCGATCTCACCCGCCGCGACGCGCTCGTCGGTGCCGCCGCGCTCGGGCTGTCGCTCTCCGGCGGCCGGGTGTTCGCCGCCGAAGCGACCCAGGCGCAGGGCACGGTCTTCGAAGACAAGGACGGCTCCGGCAAGCCCGGACCGGCCAATCCCGGCCTCGCGGACGTTCTGGTCTCGAACGGCGTCGATGTCGTTAAGACCGACGCGCAGGGGCGCTGGTCGCTGCAGATCGCGGCGGGGGAGTCGATCTTCGTGATCAAGCCGACCGGGTTCATGACGCCGGTCGATCCCGAGACGAACCTGCCGCGCTACGCCCATATCCATGCGCCCGAGGGCACGCCGGATCCGGAGCGCTACCGTTTCGCCGGCGTCGCACCGACCGGAGCGCTGCCGCAGACCATCGACTTCCCTCTGAAGCGCCAGGACGAGGCCAGGCGCTTCAACGCGATCCTGTTCACCGATCCGCAGCCGGAAAGCCTCGCGGAAGTCGCCTTCGTGCGCGACGACGTCGTCTCGCGCACCACCGGCATCGATGCCGCTTTCGGCATCACGCACGGCGACATCATGTTCGACGACCTGTCGTATTACGGCCGGTACAACAAGATCATCGGCACGATCGGGCTGCCCTGGTACAATTGCCCTGGCAATCACGACATCAACTACGAGGCCGTCGACAATCTCCTGTCGCGCGAGACCTACAAGCAGGTGTTCGGCAGCCGCCATGCGGCGTTCCAGTATGCCGGCGTGACCTTCTTCCTGCTCGACAACGTCGATTATCTCGGCACCGATCCGGCGAAGGCGACCGGCGCGGGCAAATATCGCGGCCGGTTCGGCGAGCGGCAGCTCGCCTTCGTGCGCAATGTGCTCGCGCACGTGCCGAAGGACGCGCTCGTCGTGTTCTCCTTCCACATTCCGCTGAAGACGCTGCAGGGCAGCGAGCCGGGCACCGCGAACACCGATAACAAGGCGTTCTTCGAGGCGATCTCGAGCCACCCGCGCACGGTCAGCTTCTCCGGCCACACGCATACGAACGAGCATTGGTACTTCGGCGCCGCCGACGGCTACGCGGCAGGCGAGCACCACCACCACGTCATGAGCGCGGTGTCGGGCAGCTGGTGGAGCGGCCCGATCGACGAGCGCGGCATCCCGGTCGCGGTGCAGAGCGACGGCGCACCGAACGGCTTCAAGCTCCTGTCGATCGACGGCGACCGCTTCACCGTGACGCTCGTGCCCGCGCACGAGCGCGCCGGCGGGCACATGCGCATCATGCTCGAAACGCAGGTGCATGCCGGCAGTCACGAGGTGATGAAGGCGTATGCCGTCGGCGCGCTGCTGCGCGGTCCGATCGAGCGCGCCGCGCTCGAGCGGCGCGGCTGGTGGTCAACCTGTTCGACGGCGGGCCGAAGAGCGCGATCGAGGTCGCATTCGGCAAGGGCGGCTTCGCGCCGATGA
- a CDS encoding ANTAR domain-containing protein: MVDTTLTILVIDENPVRAAILTDGLREAGFTNVVHFDTTQELLRKVFQIDPDVILIDLANPSRDVLEQMFQVSRTVKRPVAMFVDQSDTAMIEAAVDAGVSAYVVDGLRKERVKPIIDMTVSRFNAFDKLARELEQARAELAERKVIERAKGILMKSRGITEEEAYALLRKTAMNEKKKLAEIAQSVVTAASLLG; the protein is encoded by the coding sequence GTGGTCGACACGACGCTGACCATCCTGGTGATCGACGAGAATCCGGTGCGCGCGGCCATCCTGACGGACGGCCTGCGCGAGGCCGGATTCACGAATGTCGTCCACTTCGACACGACGCAGGAACTGCTGCGCAAGGTGTTCCAGATCGATCCGGACGTGATCCTGATCGATCTCGCGAACCCGAGCCGCGACGTGCTCGAGCAGATGTTCCAGGTCTCGCGCACCGTCAAGCGGCCGGTCGCGATGTTCGTCGACCAGTCCGATACCGCGATGATCGAGGCCGCCGTCGATGCCGGCGTCTCGGCCTATGTTGTCGACGGCTTGCGCAAGGAGCGCGTCAAGCCGATCATCGACATGACCGTGTCGCGGTTCAACGCGTTCGACAAGCTCGCGCGCGAGCTTGAGCAGGCGCGCGCCGAACTCGCCGAACGCAAGGTGATCGAGCGGGCGAAGGGCATCCTCATGAAGTCGCGCGGCATCACCGAGGAGGAGGCCTACGCGCTGCTGCGCAAGACCGCCATGAACGAGAAGAAGAAGCTCGCCGAGATCGCCCAGAGCGTGGTGACGGCCGCAAGTCTGCTCGGCTAG
- the edd gene encoding phosphogluconate dehydratase has translation MTIHARIGEVTERIVERSRDTRARYLDHIRAAAEKKPTRNKLGCANLAHGFAACGPHDKDALKAGEVPNVGIVTAYNDMLSAHQPYERFPDLIRAAARESGAVAQVAGGVPAMCDGVTQGEAGMELSLFSRDVIAMGTAVALSHQMFDAALYLGICDKIVPGLVIGALSFGHLPGVFVPAGPMPSGISNDEKARVRQAYAEGKVGRAELLESESKSYHSPGTCTFYGTANSNQMLMEIMGLHLPGASFVNPNTPLRDALTRAAVKRSLEITASGNGYTPVGEILDERAFVNGVIGLHATGGSTNHTLHLVAMARTAGIRLTWHDFSDLAEVVPLLARVYPNGSADVNHFHAAGGMQYLIRELLSEGLLHEDVRTVAGTGLSGYTAEPKLGEDGSVTWVDGPTESADTNVVRGVANPFQATGGLRVLTGNLGRSVIKTSAVKPDRQIVEAPARVFHSQEGLQKAFKAGELTGDFVAVIRFQGPKANGMPELHKLTPPLGVLQDRGQRVALVTDGRMSGASGKVPAAIHVTPEAADGGPIARVRDGDIVRLDAVAGTLEVLVDAAEFAAREPVVADLSANGWGVGRDLFANFRRVVGPADEGASAL, from the coding sequence ATGACCATCCACGCCCGCATCGGCGAAGTCACCGAGCGTATCGTCGAGCGCAGCCGCGACACGCGCGCCCGCTACCTCGACCACATCCGCGCCGCCGCCGAGAAGAAGCCGACCCGCAACAAGCTCGGCTGCGCCAATCTCGCGCACGGTTTCGCGGCCTGCGGTCCGCACGACAAGGACGCGCTCAAGGCCGGCGAGGTGCCGAACGTCGGCATCGTCACCGCCTACAACGACATGCTGTCGGCGCATCAGCCCTATGAGCGCTTCCCCGACCTGATCCGCGCCGCCGCGCGCGAGTCCGGCGCGGTGGCGCAGGTCGCCGGCGGCGTGCCGGCCATGTGCGACGGCGTCACCCAGGGCGAGGCCGGCATGGAACTGTCGCTGTTCTCGCGCGACGTGATCGCGATGGGAACGGCGGTCGCGCTGTCGCACCAGATGTTCGACGCCGCGCTCTATCTCGGCATTTGCGACAAGATCGTGCCGGGCCTCGTGATCGGCGCCCTGTCCTTCGGCCATCTGCCGGGCGTGTTCGTGCCCGCGGGTCCGATGCCGAGCGGTATCTCCAACGACGAGAAGGCGCGCGTCCGCCAGGCCTATGCCGAGGGCAAGGTCGGCCGCGCGGAACTGCTCGAATCCGAGAGCAAGTCCTACCATTCGCCCGGCACCTGCACCTTCTACGGCACCGCGAACTCCAACCAGATGTTGATGGAGATCATGGGGCTTCATCTGCCGGGCGCGAGTTTCGTCAACCCGAACACGCCGCTGCGCGACGCGCTGACCAGGGCCGCCGTCAAGCGCAGCCTCGAGATCACCGCTTCGGGCAACGGCTATACGCCGGTCGGCGAGATCCTCGACGAGCGCGCCTTCGTCAACGGCGTGATCGGCCTGCACGCAACCGGCGGCTCGACCAACCACACGCTCCACCTCGTCGCGATGGCCCGCACGGCCGGCATCCGGCTCACCTGGCACGACTTCTCGGACCTCGCCGAGGTCGTGCCGCTGCTCGCCCGCGTCTATCCGAACGGCTCGGCCGACGTGAACCATTTCCACGCCGCCGGCGGCATGCAGTATCTGATCCGCGAGCTGCTGTCGGAAGGCCTGCTGCACGAGGACGTGCGCACCGTCGCGGGCACCGGCCTCTCGGGCTACACCGCCGAGCCGAAGCTTGGCGAGGACGGTTCCGTGACCTGGGTCGACGGCCCGACCGAGAGCGCCGACACCAACGTGGTGCGTGGCGTCGCCAACCCGTTCCAGGCGACCGGCGGCCTGCGCGTGCTGACCGGCAATCTGGGTCGCTCGGTGATCAAGACCTCGGCCGTGAAGCCGGATCGCCAGATCGTCGAGGCGCCGGCGCGCGTGTTCCACAGCCAGGAGGGCCTGCAAAAGGCCTTCAAGGCCGGCGAACTGACCGGCGACTTCGTGGCCGTGATCCGCTTCCAGGGTCCGAAGGCGAATGGCATGCCGGAGCTGCACAAGCTGACCCCGCCGCTCGGCGTGCTGCAGGACCGGGGCCAGCGCGTGGCGCTGGTCACCGACGGCCGCATGTCCGGGGCCTCGGGCAAGGTGCCGGCCGCCATCCATGTGACGCCGGAAGCCGCCGATGGTGGGCCGATCGCGCGCGTGCGGGACGGTGATATCGTGCGTCTGGACGCGGTCGCCGGCACGCTGGAAGTGCTGGTCGACGCGGCCGAATTCGCGGCGCGCGAACCGGTGGTCGCCGATCTCTCGGCGAACGGCTGGGGCGTCGGCCGCGACCTGTTCGCCAACTTCCGCCGTGTGGTCGGCCCGGCCGACGAGGGCGCCTCGGCGCTCTGA
- a CDS encoding RbsD/FucU domain-containing protein, with product MLKGIDPVLGPDLLSVLRAMGHGDEIAIVDGNYPADAHASRLVRADGLDAVRIADAILSVMPLDDFVDHAAFRPGIRGAPDRREPIFDDFEAVVARREPGFGVEPLHGDAFYDRVRGAYAIVATTERRLYGNLILRKGVVRPDEAIR from the coding sequence ATGTTGAAGGGGATCGACCCCGTCCTCGGCCCCGATCTCTTGTCGGTCCTGCGGGCCATGGGTCACGGCGACGAGATCGCCATCGTCGACGGCAACTACCCGGCCGACGCCCATGCGAGCCGGCTGGTCCGCGCCGATGGGCTCGACGCGGTGCGGATCGCCGACGCGATCCTCTCGGTCATGCCGCTCGACGATTTCGTCGACCATGCCGCCTTCCGGCCCGGCATTCGCGGCGCGCCGGACCGGCGCGAGCCGATCTTTGACGACTTCGAGGCCGTCGTCGCCCGCCGCGAACCGGGCTTCGGCGTCGAGCCGTTGCACGGCGATGCCTTCTATGACCGCGTGCGCGGCGCCTATGCGATCGTGGCCACGACCGAGCGCCGTCTCTATGGCAATCTGATCCTGCGCAAGGGCGTCGTCCGGCCCGACGAGGCGATCCGATAA
- a CDS encoding CmpA/NrtA family ABC transporter substrate-binding protein — protein MFSEDTDPARDLLARTAATDGLPVLRIGFIPLADCAPIIAAHVKGFAAAEGLALDLVRETSWANIRDRVALGHFDAAHMLGPMPIAGRLGLGHWKTPMLAPFVLNEGGNAVTVGIGLHEEMLATGETVDVFEPASTARAIATVVARRATEGRPPLTVATVYPFSAHNYEMRYWLAAAGLDPDRDIRLVVVPPPLMVDALTSGNIEVFSVGAPWPSLAVEAGVGRIVATKQAVWPHSPEKVLGVREHFAQRSPEKLAALIRALARAAAWCADPDHMTELAAILARAEIIGVEAEIILRGITSRLVTRLGQPATPIPHYMDFAFDGSNRPRIADGMWFASQMVRWGQVADPDAAYEAARRAFDPAYFDAALGADAPPAPAERPPQLFDGPVLDLADPGTYVAGFAIRRSARPDETF, from the coding sequence TTGTTTTCCGAAGACACCGATCCGGCCCGCGACCTCCTCGCCCGCACCGCGGCGACGGACGGGTTGCCCGTGCTGCGGATCGGCTTCATCCCGCTCGCCGACTGCGCGCCGATCATCGCCGCGCATGTGAAGGGCTTCGCCGCGGCCGAGGGCCTGGCGCTCGATCTGGTGCGCGAGACCTCCTGGGCCAATATCCGCGACCGGGTCGCGCTCGGCCATTTCGACGCCGCGCATATGCTCGGGCCGATGCCGATCGCCGGCCGGCTCGGCCTCGGCCATTGGAAGACGCCGATGCTGGCGCCCTTCGTGCTCAACGAGGGCGGCAACGCGGTCACGGTCGGGATCGGGCTGCACGAGGAGATGCTGGCGACCGGCGAGACCGTCGACGTGTTCGAACCGGCCTCGACCGCGCGTGCGATCGCGACGGTCGTCGCCCGCCGGGCCACCGAGGGCCGGCCGCCGTTGACCGTCGCTACCGTCTATCCGTTCTCGGCGCATAACTACGAGATGCGCTACTGGCTCGCCGCGGCCGGCCTCGATCCCGACCGTGACATCCGCCTCGTCGTCGTGCCGCCGCCGCTGATGGTCGATGCGCTGACGAGCGGCAATATCGAGGTGTTCTCGGTCGGCGCGCCGTGGCCGAGCCTCGCGGTCGAGGCCGGCGTCGGCCGGATCGTCGCGACCAAGCAGGCGGTCTGGCCGCACAGTCCCGAGAAGGTGCTCGGCGTGCGCGAGCATTTCGCGCAGCGTTCACCCGAGAAGCTGGCCGCGCTGATCCGCGCACTCGCCCGTGCGGCGGCCTGGTGCGCGGATCCCGATCATATGACCGAACTCGCGGCGATCCTGGCGCGCGCCGAGATCATCGGCGTCGAGGCCGAGATCATCCTGCGCGGCATCACCAGCCGGCTCGTGACCCGGCTCGGGCAGCCGGCGACGCCGATCCCGCACTACATGGATTTCGCCTTCGACGGCTCGAACCGGCCCCGCATCGCAGACGGCATGTGGTTCGCGAGCCAGATGGTGCGCTGGGGCCAGGTCGCCGATCCCGATGCGGCCTATGAGGCGGCGCGCCGGGCCTTCGATCCCGCCTATTTCGATGCCGCACTCGGCGCGGATGCTCCGCCCGCGCCGGCCGAACGCCCGCCGCAGTTGTTCGACGGCCCGGTGCTCGATCTCGCCGATCCGGGGACTTACGTCGCCGGCTTCGCGATCCGCCGCTCCGCGCGGCCGGACGAAACATTTTGA